A region of the Ammospiza nelsoni isolate bAmmNel1 chromosome 14, bAmmNel1.pri, whole genome shotgun sequence genome:
GAgagaaggagcagctgaagaAGTTAAACATATTTACAAAGTAAAGGGGATAAAAATTCCTGTTGACAGGTCTGTAAGTAACTTGTAAGTATGTCTCTTTCTCTACAGGTATATTTGCAAAATACTAGAGAATGCCCTCATTCAATAATCTTTCACTATTTCAAGCTGGGATTCCTTCCAGCCCCCCAAACACCcttgttctttaaaaaataaataatttagtTTTTACAAACATCCATTTCATGGCTGGATTTGGGTTTTATGCAATTTCTTAAAACTTAATAGgtatggggatttttttatctCCAGGAATATGCacattttccctccattttgTAAGGGAAAAAGACAACACTTTGCCATAGCTGGAAACATGGTGACCCTTCTCTGCCTGCTTCAGTCCAGAAACCTGAATGTATTGCAACCCCCCAATGAACCCCTTGGCACTAGTTTGCCATTTTGAACTAACATGTATTCATTTAAAGTAAGCAAAAGAGTTCTAAGAAGCAAAATCAGGTTAGGCAGCAGTGGTTTGATGCAGTCTTCTATGGTGGGAGACTGGAGTTCTTACCCTAAGTCACCAGAGAAGTTCTGTTTGTTCTAAAAGACTGTTCTAGACATGGAGATAATTTCTGTTTAATGTTGAATTTGCTGCTGAAACCATTTCAAAAACTTGTATGTTACCATCAGGTTAGCATAAAGCTTTAATCTCTTTAGCAAATGCCTGCTTACATAAGTTAGAAACAGCTGCCCCCTGGATCCATAATTCTATtcatttgctcttttttcttaaacaaaTGCCCAATGATACAGTGGGTATTTATGTTTGAGACCTTTTCTTCCCCATACCTGCTGTTGTTGTCTGTGAAATCACCAtggcatttaaaaaatcactaTTTTACAACCAAGTTCACTTTAAAATGTCTAACAAAATTGCAATGACACCTTTTCCAGTCAGTTACTTCATCTTCTCATCCTATTTAAATCAATGTTTCAAAGATTTGTGTGACTGCAGTCATAACTTCATCTAAATGTAGCCTGGTGTTGTGGGATTGCTTCAGGTGTTCTTTGTGTAACGCTAATTCTCCGCTGTAGACCTTAAATTTGTAAAGGTGAGCGTTTACTTACAAGAAAGTTACTtgaatagattttttaaaaaaataaagagaagggCATTAATCTCTTAGCATTACAGGTAGTGAAAAGGTGTTGGATCCATGGAAAGTGGTAAGCTTTAATATGAGAAGGTGAGAAAAACAGAAGTTTGCAAATCTTCCTTTCAGCTAttagaaacttaaaaaaacaatGTATTAAGTGATTGGTTTGTCCATTGTCCATTACTGGATGTGGTAATCACCGTATTGAAATATCACCAAAATATCtctttttgggggggggttggggggaCTGGGAAGAGAGATGTGGATTTTAGAAAATGTAGGTTTGCATACCATTGTGTGCATCCCTCTGCCTGTGTTTCAGGCAGAGAAATGGATGCACAAATGGTTTAACTGGTTTAATGCTGCCTGGTTTTCTGCCAGGAGCACAAACCATTCTCCTCAGAGAACATAGAACACCGAAGCGCTATGGATTTTACTATCTTGGATTTTATTGAAGGTTGGCTTTTAACGATTAACGAGTTTTGATAGAGTCAAAGTTTGAAGTGAGGCAAAAGTAGCAGCCAGATGTTCGGCTGAGCAGCGCTGAACGGGCGGCGGCTGCCGGGTGCTCTGTGGAAAAGCAAATTAATCATTGTTTCGGCTCTGCCCCTAGCCGGACCTGGGGGCACCGTGGCTGGGGCTGCCCGTGTGCAGGCGGCAGCCCGGGGCTGCCTTTGCCGATGGGCTCGGGAAGGGGCTGCGCAACGCCCCGCCCGCCTCCTCCGGCGGCTCCGGGCGAGAGCGGGGACCCCGCGGGACGGGAGCCGAGCGGGACGGGGCTGAGCCTCCCCTCCCGCCCTTCCACCGGCCCTTCCACCGGCCCTTCCCTCCGCCGGGCCACCCCGTCCGTCTGTCCGTTCGTCCGACCCGCGGCGGGGCTTCTCCTCGGGGCCGCGCCCAGGCGTGGGCCCCTCAGGGCCCGGGGGATCCTCTCCCGCCGTCCCCGAGGCGCCGTCGGCTGGAGTCGCCCACGGAAGGCAGCAGTCGCTGGCCAGAGTCTCCGCGGCTCCCCCTCAGAGCCCCCGGCCGTACAGGGCCTTGTGGCGTAGGTACTCCTCGAGACACTGGACGGCCGCATCGTCCACCTCGGGGTCGAACTTGTTGGCCAGGAGGTGGTGTTGCTGCAGCATCCAGGGCACGTCGCCCACCCCGTAGATGCAGATGGAGCGCTGGTGGCGGCCGGTGCAGGGCGGGTAGGGCGCGCCCTTGCTCATGTCGCCCTCCAGGTACTCCCACTTGACCAGGCGGGGAAGGGCGTTCATGTCCGAGAGCTGGAACTTATCGCTGAGGGGCGTACTCCCCGGCACGCCCGGCATGCGGTTCAGGGTGGCCCACACGTGCTCGTCAGGGCTGTAGCTGTCCTTGGACCACTCGAGGAACTTTCGTGCGGTGGGGTTTTCGAAGATGTACCGCACGAAGTCCCGTGTGACGGCGGTGTAGGCGCTGCCCGTGAACATGGGGTAGCTGTGGGGTGGGGGCAGTTTCTTCTGGGAAGTGCGAGAGATGGTCTCCCTCACCTCGTGGTGATACTCCCAGCGCTGCTTCTTGGCGGCCGAGGGCCTCTCGGACTCCATGGCGttctggccctgcagcagctgcagcgcCCGGACTATCTCGGCGTTGGTCTTGATGGGGAAGTCGGTGCCGCAGGTGTTGATGAGGTAGCGCCATGGcgcagggctctgcaggaggtCCTGCATGCAGTTGAGGTCGGCCTGCACCCGGGACCAGGAGGCATAGACCACGCTTTCCAGGCGGCTGGCCACGAAGACATTGGGGAAGCAGGCAGCAATGGCCCTCACGGCCTCCTGGAAGGCGGCCGGGGATTTGCTGTCTACGTGGACGCAGTAAACGTTCTGGGGCGCGTAGACGGACCGCAGGAGCCGCTCAAACATGTCGATTTTATGGTGGATGATCATGGAGTAGGCGATGGGgaactcctcctcctcctggctgaGCGGGAACTCGATGTAGCGCCGGGTCTCCTTGAAGGCTCTGCAGTCCCTCGTGATGTTCAGGTACTCGCCGGGCGTCGGTGAAGCCCTTCTGTTCGCCACTTCCAGGTTGCTGAGCTGCGCCTCCCGGATGGCCGTCTGGTCCCCGCGTACGACCCCCGAGCAGTTGATGCTGCGGCTGGGCGAGAGCTCCAGCGCCCGGTAGAGCTGCGGGCgctcggcggggccggggcgggcggtgCCGCGCAGCGCCAGGACGGCGGCGAGCAGCGCCAGCGGCCCGAGCAGCAGCGCCCagcgccgccgcgccgccggggCCCGCTGCCACCACGGCATCCCGCTccggggctgccctgccctgagggagccgggcacCCGCTGCCTCCGGGAGGTGGGGAAGCAGTGCCGGGCGATCCCGGTGTGACCGCAGGTGAACAACAGTCCCCTCCCTCCCCGTGGCGTGGCTCTCTTGGGTTTTATCAGCACTGGGGGTGGTTCTATATCTTCTGGGTCTGTTTAAAAGATGATATTTCACCTTACCCCTGTCCAGCAAGTAACACAAGGAAAATTCCTCTGGAATTCGACCCTCTGTaatgcacttttaaaaaatatttactagAGTATCTTGGTGTCTAACCTGCTTTTCCAGTGTTCTGATTGATAGGGAGGATGTGTACTAATATCTTTACGAAAACTTCAATGGGAGAAGGTGTGGGTGTTATCGGCTCTACTAACTTCAAGCGGCAGGTTTGTTACAAAGTCCAGACAGTTTGACTCCTGAAACAGACAAGGGTCTGCGCAACCTGAACTTCTGTGCTATAAGTGAGGTGTCAGAGACATGTAGATATCCAGGTTTATAGGTAATAGGTAACCTAAACCCATGGTGAATCAgcctgctgcctctccccagaGTTATTTGGATTATTTGGATTAGTTATGTGAGAAATACCTAACCCTGCACGAGGCCTGTAAAATTAGTTTGTAGGTCCACACCTAAAAGTACTTGGGGCTGGCTCTGATCTTCCTTTAATTTTTGGTTATGTAATAAAGTATTATTAAGCAAAATTAGTGATAGTGTCACTGGCTGCTATTTAAGCAAAATTTTTCCTAGATATACTTTGTATGTAATTTTCTGTCAAGTACACATCTTTTAGTAAGATATAGTATCCTCTTGTGAAACACTGTATTCCacttttttcatttgtgttcACATGAGGAATGTTATTTGTGTTAGTAGTAATGGCTCTTTTCAAAAGAactgttctttttaaaatcagtatttCCTTTGAACTATGTCAGAAATGGagaataaattacattttcatcttcttggctgctcagatttttttttaaactgtctcTGCTGGTATTGTGATACTTATCTAAAACTCATGGGATTGTGTTTGGCTTATAGTTTTGAGATTTATAGTTTTAAAATTACCAATAAACATTTGGAAAATTTCATGATAGCTTTCTCATTATGAATCTTCCGACACCAGAAGGTCAGTGCTCTTTTTATATGGAGTATTTGGCACATACTCCAGAGTGGGAAAGTGAACAAAGCAAAGATGGGAAGTGAACAAGGAAGTATTGAGgtttcaaaaaaataaaccttATGCAAATATAAGTATATTGTATATGTACACTTTATCAGTAAAACTTTAACGTGATGAACCTTGTGCAGGTTCTGCTTTTTGAAACTTGTAACTGTCTGATTACAGACTTCCCCTTCTGTTTgcttccatttattttcaacTGAGTTATGTGTCAAAGTCCTGTACTGTCTAACAGTTCAAACTGTCTTTACAAGCTGCTGAGATTGCATGCCCACAAGCAGAGTCTTGGGTCAGTTTGATGACAAGATAGAGGTCAAGTTCATCTTTGAAGAAACTGTTGGAtgttaattttcctttcagagtTCTACTTCATTGCTGGTTTCTGAAAAATGGTTTGAAAGCACTACATGCAGTATCTCTAAACCTGATTCAGAAAGGACATGAAAAGGTACCAGTAAAAAGCAGTAAGTAAAATACCAAGCCACAATATTTTTTGTAGCATGCGTACCAGTTCCTGTTATTTACTGAGCACTGCCTAATGCTATTCATCTTACAGCTGCAGACTCATTGCTTTGCTCTTTCTCGACCTCTGGTGCACTTTTACTGAAGTCAGACCATTTCTGCTTTGATCCAAGACAAAATTGCTGGACTGAAGAGCACAAGTGAGTGTGGCTTagaaaaaagccaaagcagACAAACGTAATTGACATACAGTCTATGGGGTAGTTTTGGCCCCTTGAAATTTTACACAACAGCTGAACACTGCTCATAAGGTATAACGAGTTTCCTCACTTACATTTTgtataataaagcaaaatagGGACAAGGCATTACTCACCTTATACAGATTGCTGAAGAAACAGACAAATACATAGGATGATGCTGGtagagatatttaaaagaatttcCTTTAAACCACTCTTAAGACTGGCAGCGTTTCTGACTGTGGTGGCCAGCACTGTGAGCTGGACTGTGTCCTGGGGGAAGAAAAcctgtttttttcttgaaggacataacacaaagaaaacacagtGATACTGGGGATCATAAATGCATTAGCTCATGCTGCATTGTTTCTACAAAAGGGTTGCTTCATACATCATGggaagtaaaaacaaaacagaaaacaaaactctttTAGACAGATGATAGAGGAGGTCAGGTCTGCAGAAATAAAGAACCAAAAAGAATGGATCTAACTTTGTGCATTTCCCACAATGAAAACCCCATTATAACTGTCCTATTGAAGAGGTTATTTCTTAAGAGATAAGGAACTTCCTGAAATTGACACAAATGTTACTGAGAAAGGTTTTTGTCTTTTACCCTTAAAAGCATGTTAGTTTTATTTCTTGCCTTGTTTTCAGCTGTCTAAATAGTATTCTGAACTTCaggtgtttctgtgctgtggtAGAACTTTTATCAATTTATCACTGTTCTGTACAGTTCGATTTGGTCACAAGTAGAGAGTCTGCCACAGTACACAGACACATGCACAGAGTGATGGCTGACACACAGATCATGTCCAAAGCCTCTGTATCATGGAGATTGTTGCTTTCATGTCTCTGTGGCTGCCCAGAAATATTTGAATATGTTTAGACCTACAGCTGGTCTGGTTGCCTGAAAGGGgcacagtttgtggtgattgggagtggggcccagcctcatccccatgggcacagctgtgagcagcactgccagcaatgagccagggagtgcccaggggcgCTGAGCagccaccaaagggagcagagggcacacagggcaatGCATCAACATCAGGGGTGTAAGGGTTGGGCAGAAGAGCACATGCTTACAGCCTTCTGAAGTGACATGCTGTTACTCTGTATGGGCAGATGCTTGAAGCCTTCCAATGTTACTCTGTATGGGCTGAAGCTCTCTGGAATTGTGTGGGGATGCTGTGTATTGTGGCCCTCTCAACTGCTGGTGACAGGTGCTGGTGACATGTGCTGTGACAGTTGCCTTGAATGTCCCACAGCTGGCTAAGAATACTTCAGACTGGGACTTTATCCAGTTGCTGAATACTTATTGCTGAGTTCACTAAATTTTCCTTCAATGCTTGAAGTTCACACAGAGCACTCCTTACCTTCACAGTCATAGAATGCATTACAAGGGAAGGACAGGGAATCAATGGGGGAAAGGTGATTGTCTTCTGGAACTGTTGTTGTGGGCTATTCAGTTCTGTCTGAAGTTCTTGCCATGTGCTGCCCTTGTTCTGGCTGCAATCCTGTAAAGAAACCCAAGTATTTCATAATAGTTTGAGCGCCCTACTTTTTCTGCCATACATTCACAATTCAATATGTAATTACTTTTTAGGGGAGAATGCTGTTGTGGGGAGTGTaataccatttttttctttatttcagatgATCTATTTGCTTCATATTTTCATCCTTTAAAATTCCCTTATACACTTGACACTTCTGTTTCCTATACAAAGCTAGAAGGAACACTAGCTGCGCTTATGTCAGAGAAAATCCTGAAGGTTTTTACTGCTTATTGTTTCATTCTTTTCATGCTTATAACATGTCTCTACAGCTTGTCTGTCTGTGATGTTTTCACACTGCTGTAAACTCTCTCCAGGGATAAAGTCTGCAACAGCAAAAAAGAAGCTTTCTGTACAGCAGCTAAACAGCTGAGGTCTAGAACCACTGAGGTATTTGAGCATCCCACCTCCAAGTAGTCACTGCCTCAGTATGTGGATCTGTATTCTGGAACAGTTCTGTGCTGCATCTGTGGTGCTGATGCAGCAGACAGCAATTGCATCTTTCTTTGGGCACCTATGACGTGCTGGtgtgtcctgccctgcagaggggGCCAAAGAAGGACATGGGTTTTGAGGAGCATTTACTGTTCAAAGACTAAAATGTTGATTCAGCTGACTGAAGGTCATGCTCCTCAGTGTGTGCAAATGAGCATGACTGAGCTTATCTTTGTGAACAAAGACGGTTATGGTGTGGTGCTAGGTGTCAGTAAATCAAAGATTGGCATATGTATTTCTACTTACTATTCTTACTAAAAAATATAcaacacaaaaccccccaaaacaagCTGAAAACCCCAATAGCTTCTAACCTTCTGGCATGCATTTTCTGCCTATAAAATGATGCCATTCTCCATGGTTTTGGCACTTGTTTTAGGCAAATAGTGTGTTTTGAAGGAGTACCAAAATGTAGGTCTATGGTAAAACACCTTAATTACAAATTTAACAGTGGGAAGGGGAGTAGTAGTTTAGTCTTATAAAGACATAGCACTGGCATGTCCCTCTCTTCATGTTATTTTCAGTCCGAGATTTGgatgaagtatttttttctacttcttcTGTGTTTCAGCAGTGAGGGTGTTAGAAGTCCAGTTTATGTAACAGTGACAATAAATCTGAGTGGGAGTGTGTGAATTGAAGCACTCTTTCTCACTGAAATCAGatggagaggaagaagagaagtgtatttttgttttacttcaaACAGATAATTTCATAGTTTTTACCTGAACCTTTGGGCTCAACTTTGCTCTGATATTACCTAAAAATGTGCAGTGTCTTAACTTCTCTTGTTGGAATAGCCCATATACCTGAATGAGAGTGTTTCAGTGATTTGCTGGTCTTTAGATTACTTCAGTATTGTCTAATGCTGCTGTTG
Encoded here:
- the GCNT3 gene encoding beta-1,3-galactosyl-O-glycosyl-glycoprotein beta-1,6-N-acetylglucosaminyltransferase 3, which translates into the protein MPWWQRAPAARRRWALLLGPLALLAAVLALRGTARPGPAERPQLYRALELSPSRSINCSGVVRGDQTAIREAQLSNLEVANRRASPTPGEYLNITRDCRAFKETRRYIEFPLSQEEEEFPIAYSMIIHHKIDMFERLLRSVYAPQNVYCVHVDSKSPAAFQEAVRAIAACFPNVFVASRLESVVYASWSRVQADLNCMQDLLQSPAPWRYLINTCGTDFPIKTNAEIVRALQLLQGQNAMESERPSAAKKQRWEYHHEVRETISRTSQKKLPPPHSYPMFTGSAYTAVTRDFVRYIFENPTARKFLEWSKDSYSPDEHVWATLNRMPGVPGSTPLSDKFQLSDMNALPRLVKWEYLEGDMSKGAPYPPCTGRHQRSICIYGVGDVPWMLQQHHLLANKFDPEVDDAAVQCLEEYLRHKALYGRGL